One genomic segment of Puniceicoccaceae bacterium includes these proteins:
- the nspC gene encoding carboxynorspermidine decarboxylase, producing MEARDLQLICQQTPESCFVIHKQALLQNLERIGRISRESPAKVLLALKGYACHATFDLIRPYVAGIAASSPHEAELGLRKMGGELHAYAPAYSDEDIRILSQWVDHIVFNSREQLLRYAPAIRDAERPIEMAVRLNPEQSEADTELYDPSAKASRLGIQQHEWNDDLLPWLDGIHVHNLCENDSHALERTLQALESRFSAVLSKVKWINMGGGHLITRKGYDVDHLIALLNRWHARYGHQIYLEPSEAFGWGTGVLKATVLDIKPGAPGDVPHAILNVSATAHMPDTLEMPYRAEIHGAGKLGEKTHGYRLGGVTCLAGDRIGTYSFDQPLQVGDCVLLMDMAHYTMVKTSFFNGVQMPAIAIFDRQTQSTRIVRTFGYEDYANKLA from the coding sequence ATGGAAGCTCGAGATCTTCAACTGATTTGCCAGCAAACCCCCGAATCCTGCTTCGTCATTCACAAGCAGGCACTTCTGCAGAACCTCGAACGCATTGGCCGCATCTCCCGCGAAAGTCCTGCCAAGGTGCTGCTCGCACTTAAGGGCTACGCCTGCCATGCCACTTTTGATCTCATCCGCCCGTACGTGGCAGGCATCGCCGCAAGCTCACCGCATGAAGCAGAGCTCGGTCTGCGCAAAATGGGGGGGGAACTGCACGCCTACGCCCCGGCATATTCAGACGAAGACATCCGCATCCTCAGCCAATGGGTGGACCACATCGTCTTTAACTCTCGCGAACAACTGCTGCGCTATGCACCTGCCATTCGCGACGCTGAACGCCCCATTGAAATGGCAGTGCGGTTGAATCCGGAACAATCCGAAGCCGATACCGAACTCTATGATCCCAGCGCCAAGGCCTCTCGCCTGGGTATCCAACAACACGAGTGGAACGACGACCTGCTTCCCTGGCTCGACGGCATTCATGTGCACAATCTCTGCGAAAATGACTCGCATGCGCTGGAACGCACCCTACAGGCTCTCGAATCCCGCTTTTCCGCCGTACTGTCAAAGGTAAAATGGATCAACATGGGTGGCGGGCACCTCATCACGCGCAAGGGCTATGATGTCGACCACCTGATCGCACTGCTCAATCGCTGGCATGCGCGCTATGGTCACCAGATCTACCTCGAACCCAGCGAAGCGTTTGGCTGGGGGACCGGTGTGCTCAAAGCGACAGTGCTGGACATCAAACCGGGTGCACCCGGTGATGTTCCCCACGCGATTCTCAACGTATCGGCCACTGCCCACATGCCCGACACGCTGGAGATGCCTTACCGGGCCGAAATTCATGGTGCTGGCAAGCTTGGCGAAAAAACACACGGCTATCGCCTTGGTGGAGTTACCTGTCTCGCTGGTGACCGCATTGGCACCTACTCCTTTGATCAACCGCTTCAGGTGGGAGACTGCGTATTGCTCATGGACATGGCCCACTATACCATGGTGAAAACCAGTTTTTTCAATGGTGTGCAAATGCCCGCCATTGCGATTTTTGACCGCCAGACTCAAAGCACCCGGATCGTGCGTACTTTTGGCTACGAAGACTACGCCAACAAACTCGCCTGA
- a CDS encoding flagellar biosynthesis repressor FlbT — MLNITHNTPTTVALKITLKPNEKIYINGALLSNGDHASQLFIENKVRLLREKEIMTPERAKSVAQQVYLTIQMMYFEPERVKIFHKTYWQLVRVLTEAAPSMTPMIHEISEKILVEEYYSALKLTKKLIDYEKQLMDHAKKSN, encoded by the coding sequence GTGCTGAACATAACCCACAACACCCCGACCACTGTGGCACTGAAAATCACACTCAAACCTAACGAGAAAATCTACATCAACGGAGCACTGCTCAGCAACGGGGATCATGCGTCCCAACTCTTCATTGAAAACAAGGTGAGGTTGCTTCGGGAAAAAGAAATCATGACACCCGAACGCGCAAAATCAGTGGCGCAACAGGTGTATCTGACCATTCAGATGATGTATTTTGAACCGGAAAGAGTAAAAATCTTTCACAAAACCTACTGGCAACTTGTTCGCGTCCTGACCGAAGCCGCTCCCAGCATGACTCCGATGATTCATGAAATCAGCGAAAAAATTCTGGTGGAAGAGTACTACAGTGCGCTGAAGCTCACCAAAAAGCTCATTGATTACGAAAAACAGTTGATGGATCATGCCAAGAAATCCAATTAA
- the pyrE gene encoding orotate phosphoribosyltransferase, with protein sequence MDKQALAAQIYQTAHIRGSFKLRSGATSDQYFDKYRFESNPMLLMEIAKKMADLIPDGTEVLAGLEMGGIPVATLLSQLTGLPVCFVRKEPKRYGTCKFAEGCEIEKKRLVIIEDVITSGGQAILSATDLRKAGAKVEDVICVINREQGGPEKMATAGLRLHALFTRSELESASASA encoded by the coding sequence ATGGATAAACAAGCCTTAGCAGCTCAGATCTACCAGACTGCTCACATTCGCGGCAGCTTCAAATTGCGTTCCGGTGCGACCAGTGACCAGTACTTTGACAAGTATCGCTTTGAGAGCAATCCCATGCTTCTCATGGAAATCGCCAAAAAAATGGCGGATCTCATACCCGATGGCACCGAGGTGCTTGCCGGACTGGAAATGGGTGGCATACCAGTGGCAACCCTGCTTTCCCAGCTCACCGGTCTTCCCGTCTGTTTTGTACGCAAGGAACCGAAGCGCTACGGAACCTGCAAATTTGCCGAAGGTTGCGAGATTGAAAAAAAACGCCTTGTGATCATCGAAGATGTCATCACCTCGGGCGGGCAAGCCATCCTGTCGGCAACCGATCTCCGCAAGGCTGGCGCCAAGGTCGAGGACGTCATCTGCGTCATTAACCGGGAACAGGGCGGCCCCGAAAAGATGGCCACTGCAGGACTGCGCCTGCATGCCCTGTTTACTCGAAGCGAACTCGAATCCGCATCCGCATCTGCGTAA
- the rho gene encoding transcription termination factor Rho, which produces MTQDTQSATPETTVVNGDKVTVTGILELSKNKTGQLIDPARNGKARSTDPFINKELVRRFKLKSGNFIEGIAIHDDRFPNPKVRFIEKIDGLSVDDRKKKLQFQELTTLTPDEQLRLETKDGRMTNRVMDLFCPIGKGQRGLIVAPPRTGKTTLLHDIAAGILENNPECHVMVLLVDERPEEVTDFKRSVPAEIFASSNDEPIESHLRIAELAIERAKRLVEIGTDVVLLIDSITRLSRAFNSAKGGGGRTMTGGLDIRALEKPRQIFSSARLTEEAGSLTIVATALIETGSKMDELIFQEFKGTGNMEMVLDRKVAELRLWPAINVNASGTRKEELLMDPTTLEKVSFFRRALAPLKPIESAETLLSRMGTAPTNKAFLTLLRI; this is translated from the coding sequence ATGACACAGGACACGCAATCTGCCACACCTGAAACGACCGTGGTCAACGGAGACAAAGTTACCGTCACCGGTATTCTCGAGCTTTCCAAAAACAAAACCGGTCAGCTCATCGACCCGGCCCGCAATGGCAAGGCCCGCTCCACCGACCCATTCATCAACAAAGAACTCGTACGTCGGTTCAAACTGAAGTCCGGAAATTTTATTGAAGGCATCGCCATTCACGATGACCGCTTCCCCAATCCCAAAGTGCGTTTCATCGAAAAAATCGATGGTCTCTCCGTCGATGACCGCAAAAAGAAACTGCAATTTCAGGAACTCACCACACTCACACCCGACGAACAACTGCGCCTGGAGACCAAGGACGGTCGCATGACCAATCGCGTGATGGACCTGTTCTGCCCCATCGGCAAGGGTCAGCGCGGTCTCATTGTCGCCCCTCCGCGCACGGGCAAGACCACCCTGCTGCATGACATTGCCGCCGGTATTCTCGAAAACAATCCCGAGTGCCACGTCATGGTACTGCTCGTGGACGAGCGCCCGGAGGAAGTCACCGATTTCAAACGCTCCGTTCCTGCAGAGATTTTTGCTTCCTCCAACGACGAACCCATCGAGAGTCATCTCCGCATCGCCGAACTGGCGATTGAGCGCGCGAAACGCCTCGTTGAGATTGGAACGGATGTTGTGTTACTCATTGATTCCATCACCCGTCTCTCGCGTGCATTCAATTCCGCCAAGGGGGGCGGAGGTCGCACCATGACCGGCGGACTTGACATTCGTGCCCTCGAGAAACCCCGTCAGATTTTTTCCAGCGCCCGACTCACCGAAGAAGCGGGCAGTCTCACCATCGTCGCCACGGCCTTGATCGAAACCGGCAGTAAAATGGATGAACTCATTTTTCAGGAGTTCAAGGGAACCGGAAACATGGAAATGGTGCTCGACCGAAAGGTCGCCGAACTTCGACTCTGGCCCGCGATCAATGTCAACGCCTCCGGCACGCGCAAGGAAGAATTACTCATGGATCCGACAACGCTCGAGAAGGTCAGCTTTTTCCGCCGGGCACTGGCCCCTCTCAAGCCCATTGAGTCCGCCGAAACCCTGCTTTCCCGCATGGGAACTGCCCCAACCAACAAGGCGTTTCTAACGCTTCTGCGCATTTAA
- a CDS encoding saccharopine dehydrogenase family protein: MANVLIIGAGGVGRVVTHKCASLPEVFHSICLASRTQSKCDVIASELSREIQTAQLDADNPEETAALIRKIGADIVINVALPYQDLAIMDACLATGAQYVDTANYEPRDEAKFHYGWQWAYQDRFEKAGIMALLGSGFDPGVTNVFTAWLHKHEFDEIHTLDIIDCNAGDHGQAFATNFNPEINIREITQRGKFWQDGQWVETDPLSVSKTHSFPDGIGDKKIYLLYHEELESLVKHFPKIRQARFWMTFGDAYLTHLRVLENVGMTRIDPVNYKGTQVIPLEFLKALLPDPASLGQTTKGKTCIGCLVEGIRDGAPKKAFLYNICDHEACFREVNAQAISYTTGVPAMIGAKMIAEGKWSGKGVFNMEQFDPDPFMQDLNQYGLPWKLEIFN, from the coding sequence ATGGCAAATGTACTCATCATCGGCGCGGGCGGCGTCGGCCGCGTAGTCACTCACAAATGCGCATCCCTGCCCGAAGTCTTCCATTCCATCTGTCTGGCAAGTCGCACACAGTCCAAGTGTGATGTGATCGCCTCTGAACTTTCGCGCGAGATTCAAACCGCGCAACTTGATGCTGACAATCCGGAGGAAACCGCCGCATTGATTCGCAAGATCGGAGCCGATATCGTCATCAATGTAGCCCTTCCTTATCAGGACCTGGCGATCATGGATGCGTGCCTGGCGACTGGTGCGCAATACGTTGACACCGCAAACTACGAACCCAGGGACGAGGCAAAATTCCACTACGGATGGCAGTGGGCCTATCAGGACCGCTTTGAGAAGGCAGGCATCATGGCCCTGCTCGGATCGGGCTTTGACCCAGGCGTCACCAACGTTTTCACCGCCTGGCTGCACAAGCATGAGTTCGACGAAATTCACACACTCGATATCATCGACTGCAATGCCGGGGATCATGGGCAGGCTTTCGCCACCAACTTCAATCCCGAGATCAACATCCGCGAAATCACACAGCGTGGCAAATTCTGGCAGGATGGCCAATGGGTGGAAACCGACCCACTCTCCGTGAGCAAAACTCACAGCTTTCCCGACGGCATCGGTGACAAAAAAATCTACCTGCTCTATCATGAGGAACTCGAGTCCCTGGTTAAGCACTTTCCAAAAATCCGTCAGGCCCGTTTCTGGATGACCTTTGGGGATGCATACCTGACCCACCTTCGCGTGCTTGAAAATGTCGGCATGACGCGCATCGATCCGGTCAACTACAAGGGAACCCAGGTCATCCCACTCGAATTTCTGAAAGCACTGCTTCCCGATCCCGCAAGTCTGGGTCAGACCACCAAGGGTAAAACCTGTATCGGATGCCTCGTCGAGGGAATCCGGGATGGTGCCCCCAAGAAGGCATTTCTGTATAACATCTGCGACCACGAAGCCTGCTTTCGTGAGGTCAACGCACAGGCGATTTCCTACACCACGGGCGTGCCCGCCATGATCGGTGCCAAAATGATCGCGGAGGGCAAATGGAGCGGCAAGGGTGTTTTCAACATGGAACAGTTTGATCCCGATCCGTTCATGCAGGACCTCAACCAATACGGATTGCCATGGAAGCTCGAGATCTTCAACTGA
- a CDS encoding cation:proton antiporter, translated as MDEASLFIQDFAVILLAAALFGWIARSLKQSPIVGYLLAGIFVGTPSITFPYVSDPARIQVFSQLGLIFLMFSIGLGLRIQRLRELGAKVIIATTLTALIVFDSSRLVSSWIGLGAMEGMFLAAMLTVSSSAIISKTLVDEGLNHTRYGQLGMGMTLLEDIVAVVMLTFLGAMVSSNDSANMLPILGRTVGLVAAFALLIIMIGILLLPRLLHRFVKTGSSELETILLTGLLLGIAFTAVKAGYSLALGAFLLGIVIAETSRYAAIRQTFTGFKDVFTTVFFVAIGMSLDISQIGSALPLIAVGTLSCLLLRTLSAWLSLLIAGEPSRIALQTGLVVVPMGEFSFIIAALGVSSGALSPTYAVAAVGISFLTSLISPTLIAHAPGISNALHRPEMPRFSRILNLYREFWMRLGQVPDRSLLWRLARKRLIQITVEIIIVTSILVFAQPGFTAVTSLWPLSITPAPWPSVIYGFVVAVLCLGSLVAIWRNIAALAMLIADSISKGNRDLARYTVWFQGLFKILAAIALGIWLLNLLPFDRIPWWAILASLTAVGIFLLLMRKKIIRWHSHVEFELQQTVGRNAPSHTAQYLQSAEQWGIKLDEITLPVNTALAGKSIAQAELRTHTGCSIVALERQGYPIHSPGPQTHLFPGDVVLLAGTSENLKKARKMLYDPAHFSSDSLHSLHSDVMDVYTLPERSSLVGKSLGELNWSRLSGVQLLGVSREGVRSLFPSREFVFEVSDTLLLCGSRAALDNLMRDLDHTVTS; from the coding sequence ATGGACGAAGCCAGCCTCTTTATTCAGGACTTTGCCGTCATCCTGCTTGCCGCAGCGCTTTTCGGCTGGATCGCTCGCAGCCTTAAACAATCCCCGATTGTCGGTTATTTGCTCGCCGGCATCTTCGTAGGCACACCATCGATCACGTTTCCCTATGTAAGCGACCCCGCACGCATTCAGGTATTTTCCCAGCTGGGATTGATTTTTTTGATGTTTTCGATCGGTCTGGGACTGCGCATCCAGCGGTTGCGCGAACTTGGAGCGAAGGTCATCATTGCTACTACCCTGACAGCTCTCATCGTCTTTGATTCCAGTCGCCTGGTAAGTTCCTGGATTGGACTTGGGGCAATGGAGGGCATGTTTCTCGCTGCCATGCTAACGGTCAGCAGTTCGGCCATCATCAGCAAAACGCTGGTCGACGAGGGGCTGAACCACACACGATATGGACAGCTGGGCATGGGCATGACTCTGCTCGAGGATATTGTCGCTGTCGTCATGCTTACCTTTCTGGGCGCGATGGTATCGTCCAACGACAGTGCAAACATGCTCCCGATTCTTGGGCGCACTGTCGGACTTGTCGCCGCCTTCGCCCTGTTGATCATCATGATCGGCATCCTCCTGTTGCCGCGACTGCTGCACCGCTTTGTGAAGACAGGCTCGTCAGAACTTGAGACCATTCTGCTCACGGGTCTGCTGCTGGGCATTGCTTTCACCGCTGTCAAAGCTGGCTACTCGCTGGCACTGGGTGCGTTTCTGCTGGGCATCGTGATCGCAGAAACCTCCCGCTATGCCGCCATTCGACAAACCTTCACCGGATTCAAGGACGTCTTTACCACCGTCTTTTTTGTCGCTATCGGCATGTCCCTGGATATCTCCCAAATCGGTTCAGCACTGCCCCTCATTGCCGTTGGCACCCTGTCCTGCCTGCTGCTGCGCACCCTCTCTGCATGGCTGAGTCTTCTCATTGCCGGCGAGCCATCCCGAATCGCATTGCAGACAGGTTTGGTTGTCGTACCCATGGGGGAGTTTTCGTTCATCATCGCCGCACTGGGTGTAAGCTCGGGAGCACTGTCCCCCACCTACGCCGTCGCCGCTGTTGGGATTTCATTCCTCACCAGTTTGATTTCTCCCACGCTCATCGCTCACGCCCCTGGTATCTCCAATGCACTGCATCGCCCGGAAATGCCACGTTTCTCGCGAATCCTCAACCTTTACCGCGAGTTCTGGATGCGCCTCGGACAAGTTCCTGATCGTTCCCTGCTCTGGAGACTCGCCCGCAAACGTCTGATCCAGATCACGGTCGAAATCATCATCGTCACATCCATTCTGGTCTTTGCCCAGCCTGGTTTCACTGCCGTGACCAGTCTCTGGCCTCTTTCCATCACTCCGGCCCCCTGGCCCAGCGTCATCTATGGATTTGTAGTAGCCGTGCTTTGCCTGGGTTCACTCGTGGCAATCTGGCGAAACATCGCAGCACTCGCCATGCTCATCGCCGACAGCATTTCCAAGGGAAATCGTGATCTTGCACGGTACACGGTCTGGTTTCAGGGATTGTTCAAGATCCTCGCGGCAATCGCTCTGGGAATCTGGCTGCTCAATCTGCTACCATTCGACCGCATTCCCTGGTGGGCCATTCTCGCCAGTCTCACAGCAGTAGGCATCTTCCTGCTTTTGATGCGCAAGAAGATCATTCGCTGGCACAGTCATGTCGAATTTGAGTTGCAGCAAACTGTTGGTCGAAATGCTCCCTCCCATACCGCCCAGTACCTGCAATCTGCGGAGCAATGGGGCATCAAGCTCGATGAAATTACCCTGCCAGTGAACACCGCACTTGCTGGAAAATCCATCGCGCAGGCAGAACTTCGCACTCATACAGGTTGCTCCATCGTCGCGCTTGAACGTCAGGGCTATCCGATTCATTCACCCGGCCCCCAAACCCACCTCTTTCCAGGCGATGTTGTTCTGCTCGCAGGAACCTCTGAGAATCTCAAGAAAGCACGCAAAATGCTCTACGACCCCGCGCACTTTTCATCGGATTCCCTGCACTCCCTGCATTCCGATGTCATGGATGTCTACACCCTGC
- the flaF gene encoding flagellar biosynthesis regulator FlaF, whose product MPRNPINPYEKTQKATVPGRDVEVNVLEKAAVMLKRCQENWTDNAFNRALDDALRYNQKIWDVFQNDWRSPDCQLERPLRENLLSLGVYVRKATLDIIAYPEKEKLNSLININENLASGLKSQRDAERSE is encoded by the coding sequence ATGCCAAGAAATCCAATTAACCCCTACGAAAAAACCCAAAAGGCGACTGTCCCAGGTCGTGATGTTGAGGTCAATGTGCTGGAAAAGGCAGCAGTCATGTTGAAGCGCTGTCAGGAAAACTGGACGGATAACGCCTTCAATCGCGCGCTCGACGATGCCCTGCGCTACAATCAGAAAATATGGGATGTCTTTCAAAACGACTGGCGCAGTCCTGACTGCCAGCTTGAGCGTCCCCTTCGCGAAAATCTGCTCAGCCTCGGAGTCTACGTGCGCAAGGCAACGCTCGACATCATCGCCTATCCCGAAAAGGAAAAATTGAACAGCCTCATCAACATCAACGAAAACCTCGCATCCGGTCTCAAATCACAGCGGGATGCGGAGCGCTCCGAATAA